One genomic segment of Scylla paramamosain isolate STU-SP2022 chromosome 9, ASM3559412v1, whole genome shotgun sequence includes these proteins:
- the LOC135103803 gene encoding uncharacterized protein LOC135103803 isoform X9: MDLSVRRDEEEEEGSEKCPVNNGTVTPGEEVVVEQEEQGATTQSREGEGEETEGAGAVIDLSAAVPASNKRLREGDETSEASGDCEAPPASRPRLATTPEANNTANHIENHQTPADDTPKVNGMSNGYESDSNGTNDVNDNEVEEEMPPIPPMKELTPEELAEKMKLVHRLQVELRNEEMKLVLLKKVRQSQASSSAIPAHIKVSQEYKQQVKNMTSAVTSESLSPSALQAQKHLLARGPVSGTTLTSTGGGNGSGSSSSKSSNGGNGGNSSNMLSGLPPNLNLPFNLSREVEIIRKDSPASSSSPGPGPLDSPSQVSISKVRTSTPHSSHPSTDRALIKVRTSPSCRPSARPLLLHYLSLPVSNSNSSSSSSSNTSSSRVDDTHTPAQRQAAARLALRKQLEKTLLRIPPPKPPPPEMHFIPNPNNTEFIYLLGLEQCVEHILLNGKMTDPRPVPFICSQCGTDFTPAWKWDKAYLKSKIKVENGQEGKVVCELCVTTNLKQALKQEHTNRLKAAFVKALQQEQEIEARMAQVWPKKDQRHYRREVGKSSPIPNVYNREDRRRSVMPDSTDFLTVGGRGSSSSVVILPRQASPQPDISSASVSMTPVTASLPSPSARLPSSVSVTAVKSDYGHNSRSSSHRSSPSVATQLQMQRERERQKEREREREREREREREREREREREREREREKEREREREREREREREREREKERQQREKEQREREQREREQREKEMFLPPGLTKQQKEQYMQSMTAAAAMAAAMSNPAALQHLQAAQQQMIRMQGLSAAAAAAASQQLPAHMLAPYLLGPYNPFGLGQLQQLMAASAAQLVPAASSAPSPSNSSNSSSSSSSKSLAQQQQQEIMRQAAEVHRQYLLDMIPSGGLHSQQSHSKWKS; this comes from the exons ATGGATCTCAGTGTCAG acgtgatgaagaggaagaagagggaagtgagaagTGTCCTGTGAACAATGGTACTGTGACCcctggggaggaggtggtggtggagcaggaggagcagggggcCACCACCCAGtccagggagggggagggggaggagacagAGGGTGCTGGGGCAGTCATAGATCTCTCAGCTGCTGTTCCAGCTTCCAACAAGAGACTCAGAGAAG GTGATGAAACATCTGAGGCATCAGGGGACTGTGAGGCCCCGCCTGCATCCCGCCCCAGGCTGGCCACCACTCCGGAGGCCAACAACACTGCCAACCACATTGAGAACCACCAGACCCCGGCAGATGACACCCCAAAGGTCAACGGGATGAGCAACGGCTACGAGAGTGACAGCAATGGCACAAATGACGTGAACGAcaatgaggtggaggaagagatgcccCCGATTCCCCCCATGAAGGAGCTGACCCCAGAGGAGCTGGCGGAGAAGATGAAGCTTGTCCACCGACTGCAGGTAGAGCTTCGCAATGAGGAGATGAAGCTGGTACTCCTCAAGAAGGTCAGGCAGTCCCAG gcctcctcctctgccatccCAGCACACATCAAGGTGTCACAGGAATATAAACAGCAAGTGAAGAACATGACATCAGCTGTCACTTCTGAGTCACTGTCTCCTAGTGCTCTGCAAGCACAGAAACACCTTTTGGCAAGAG GTCCTGTATCAGGGACCACCCTGACCAGTACCGGAGGTGGTAATGGATCGGGCAGCTCCAGCAGCAAGTCAAGCAATGGAGGCAATGGAGGCAATTCATCCAACATGCTCTCCGGCTTGCCACCTAACTTGAACCTGCCCTTCAACTTGTCACGGGAGGTGGAGATCATTCGCAAGGACTCACCtgcgtcctcttcctctcccggcCCCGGCCCCCTGGACTCTCCCTCCCAGGTGTCCATCTCCAAGGTGCGGACGTCCACCCCTCACTCCTCACACCCATCAACCGACCGTGCCCTCATAAAGGTTCGCACATCACCCTCATGCCGCCCCTCAGCCAGGCCACTGCTTCTCCACTACCTCTCCTTA CCAGtgagcaacagcaacagtagcagcagcagtagtagcaataccaGCAGCAGTCGCGTGGATGACACCCACACCCCTGCCCAGCGCCAGGCAGCTGCTCGACTGGCTCTGAGGAAGCAGCTGGAAAAGACGCTACTCAGG ATTCCACCTCCCAAACCACCTCCTCCAGAGATGCATTTCATCCCCAACCCCAACAATACTGAATTCATCTACCTACTTGGCCTGGAGCAGTGTGTGGAGCACATCCTGCTGAATGGCAAGATGACTGACCCACGGCCTGTGCCCTTCATCTGTTCCCAGTGTGGCACAGACTTTACCCCTGCATGGAAGTGGGACAAGGCTTATCTCAAGTCTAAGA TTAAAGTTGAAAATGGGCAGGAGGGCAAGGTGGTGTGCGAGCTGTGCGTCACCACCAACCTCAAGCAGGCCCTCAAGCAGGAGCACACCAACCGCCTAAAAGCCGCATTCGTGAAAGCCCTGCAGCAGGAACAAGAGATAGAGGCTCGCATGGCGCAGGTATGGCCAAAGAAG GATCAGAGACATTACCGAAGAGAAGTTGGCAAATCGTCGCCGATTCCAAATGTTTACAACCGAGAGGATCGCCGCCGCTCAGTCATGCCAGACTCTACTGACTTCTTGACTGTAGGAGGGAGGGGGTCGTCATCCTCGGTTGTCATCTTACCACGTCAG GCTTCACCCCAGCCAGATATATCAAGTGCATCAGTATCTATGACACCCGTGACGGCCTCgctgccctctccctctgcccgGCTGCCCTCCAGTGTGTCAGTGACAGCCGTCAAATCAGATTATGGTCACAACTCCAGGAGCTCCAGCCACCGCTCCTCTCCTTCAGTGGCCACGCAGCTCCAGATGCAGCGGGAGCGtgagagacaaaaggagagggaaagagagagggagagggagagagaaagggaaagagaaagagaacgagaaagggagagggagagggaaagagaacgtgaaaaggagagggagagagaacgtGAACGGGAGCgggagcgggagagggagagggagcgtgagaaagagagacagcagcgggagaaggaacagagggagagggagcaacGTGAACGGGaacagagggaaaaggaaatgttCTTGCCACCAGGATTAACCaagcaacaaaaagaacagtacatgcaaagcatgacAGCAGCAGCTGCAATGGCTGCTGCCATGTCCAACCCAGCTGCACTGCAACATCTGCAGGCAGCTCAGCAACAAATGATAAGAATGCAAGGATTAAGtgctgcagctgcagcagctGCTTCCCAACAATTACCTGCTCATATGCTAGCACCGTATTTACTTGGGCCATATAATCCATTTGGTCTAGGCCAGTTGCAGCAGCTTATGGCTGCCTCAGCAGCTCAGTTAGTCCCAGCCGCTTCCTCTGCTCCCTCACCTTccaacagtagtaatagcagcagcagtagcagcagcaaaagtttagctcagcagcagcaacaagagatAATGCGTCAGGCTGCAGAGGTCCATCGACAGTACCTCCTGGACATGATCCCCTCGGGCGGCCTGCACAGCCAGCAGTCACACTCCAAATGGAAGAGCTGA
- the LOC135103803 gene encoding uncharacterized protein LOC135103803 isoform X8, producing the protein MDLSVRRDEEEEEGSEKCPVNNGTVTPGEEVVVEQEEQGATTQSREGEGEETEGAGAVIDLSAAVPASNKRLREGDETSEASGDCEAPPASRPRLATTPEANNTANHIENHQTPADDTPKVNGMSNGYESDSNGTNDVNDNEVEEEMPPIPPMKELTPEELAEKMKLVHRLQVELRNEEMKLVLLKKVRQSQVMKENVSTTANDTKTALNKLPSNTTATKLVPSQPPPVIKQNLSAKASSSAIPAHIKVSQEYKQQVKNMTSAVTSESLSPSALQAQKHLLARGPVSGTTLTSTGGGNGSGSSSSKSSNGGNGGNSSNMLSGLPPNLNLPFNLSREVEIIRKDSPASSSSPGPGPLDSPSQVSISKPVSNSNSSSSSSSNTSSSRVDDTHTPAQRQAAARLALRKQLEKTLLRIPPPKPPPPEMHFIPNPNNTEFIYLLGLEQCVEHILLNGKMTDPRPVPFICSQCGTDFTPAWKWDKAYLKSKIKVENGQEGKVVCELCVTTNLKQALKQEHTNRLKAAFVKALQQEQEIEARMAQVWPKKDQRHYRREVGKSSPIPNVYNREDRRRSVMPDSTDFLTVGGRGSSSSVVILPRQASPQPDISSASVSMTPVTASLPSPSARLPSSVSVTAVKSDYGHNSRSSSHRSSPSVATQLQMQRERERQKEREREREREREREREREREREREREREREKEREREREREREREREREREKERQQREKEQREREQREREQREKEMFLPPGLTKQQKEQYMQSMTAAAAMAAAMSNPAALQHLQAAQQQMIRMQGLSAAAAAAASQQLPAHMLAPYLLGPYNPFGLGQLQQLMAASAAQLVPAASSAPSPSNSSNSSSSSSSKSLAQQQQQEIMRQAAEVHRQYLLDMIPSGGLHSQQSHSKWKS; encoded by the exons ATGGATCTCAGTGTCAG acgtgatgaagaggaagaagagggaagtgagaagTGTCCTGTGAACAATGGTACTGTGACCcctggggaggaggtggtggtggagcaggaggagcagggggcCACCACCCAGtccagggagggggagggggaggagacagAGGGTGCTGGGGCAGTCATAGATCTCTCAGCTGCTGTTCCAGCTTCCAACAAGAGACTCAGAGAAG GTGATGAAACATCTGAGGCATCAGGGGACTGTGAGGCCCCGCCTGCATCCCGCCCCAGGCTGGCCACCACTCCGGAGGCCAACAACACTGCCAACCACATTGAGAACCACCAGACCCCGGCAGATGACACCCCAAAGGTCAACGGGATGAGCAACGGCTACGAGAGTGACAGCAATGGCACAAATGACGTGAACGAcaatgaggtggaggaagagatgcccCCGATTCCCCCCATGAAGGAGCTGACCCCAGAGGAGCTGGCGGAGAAGATGAAGCTTGTCCACCGACTGCAGGTAGAGCTTCGCAATGAGGAGATGAAGCTGGTACTCCTCAAGAAGGTCAGGCAGTCCCAG GTGATGAAGGAGAATGTGAGTACTACTGCCAATGACACAAAGACTGCACTCAACAAACTTCCCTCTAACACAACGGCTACCAAGCTGGTCCCCTCACAGCCTCCCCCAGTCATCAAGCAAAATTTGAGTGCCAAG gcctcctcctctgccatccCAGCACACATCAAGGTGTCACAGGAATATAAACAGCAAGTGAAGAACATGACATCAGCTGTCACTTCTGAGTCACTGTCTCCTAGTGCTCTGCAAGCACAGAAACACCTTTTGGCAAGAG GTCCTGTATCAGGGACCACCCTGACCAGTACCGGAGGTGGTAATGGATCGGGCAGCTCCAGCAGCAAGTCAAGCAATGGAGGCAATGGAGGCAATTCATCCAACATGCTCTCCGGCTTGCCACCTAACTTGAACCTGCCCTTCAACTTGTCACGGGAGGTGGAGATCATTCGCAAGGACTCACCtgcgtcctcttcctctcccggcCCCGGCCCCCTGGACTCTCCCTCCCAGGTGTCCATCTCCAAG CCAGtgagcaacagcaacagtagcagcagcagtagtagcaataccaGCAGCAGTCGCGTGGATGACACCCACACCCCTGCCCAGCGCCAGGCAGCTGCTCGACTGGCTCTGAGGAAGCAGCTGGAAAAGACGCTACTCAGG ATTCCACCTCCCAAACCACCTCCTCCAGAGATGCATTTCATCCCCAACCCCAACAATACTGAATTCATCTACCTACTTGGCCTGGAGCAGTGTGTGGAGCACATCCTGCTGAATGGCAAGATGACTGACCCACGGCCTGTGCCCTTCATCTGTTCCCAGTGTGGCACAGACTTTACCCCTGCATGGAAGTGGGACAAGGCTTATCTCAAGTCTAAGA TTAAAGTTGAAAATGGGCAGGAGGGCAAGGTGGTGTGCGAGCTGTGCGTCACCACCAACCTCAAGCAGGCCCTCAAGCAGGAGCACACCAACCGCCTAAAAGCCGCATTCGTGAAAGCCCTGCAGCAGGAACAAGAGATAGAGGCTCGCATGGCGCAGGTATGGCCAAAGAAG GATCAGAGACATTACCGAAGAGAAGTTGGCAAATCGTCGCCGATTCCAAATGTTTACAACCGAGAGGATCGCCGCCGCTCAGTCATGCCAGACTCTACTGACTTCTTGACTGTAGGAGGGAGGGGGTCGTCATCCTCGGTTGTCATCTTACCACGTCAG GCTTCACCCCAGCCAGATATATCAAGTGCATCAGTATCTATGACACCCGTGACGGCCTCgctgccctctccctctgcccgGCTGCCCTCCAGTGTGTCAGTGACAGCCGTCAAATCAGATTATGGTCACAACTCCAGGAGCTCCAGCCACCGCTCCTCTCCTTCAGTGGCCACGCAGCTCCAGATGCAGCGGGAGCGtgagagacaaaaggagagggaaagagagagggagagggagagagaaagggaaagagaaagagaacgagaaagggagagggagagggaaagagaacgtgaaaaggagagggagagagaacgtGAACGGGAGCgggagcgggagagggagagggagcgtgagaaagagagacagcagcgggagaaggaacagagggagagggagcaacGTGAACGGGaacagagggaaaaggaaatgttCTTGCCACCAGGATTAACCaagcaacaaaaagaacagtacatgcaaagcatgacAGCAGCAGCTGCAATGGCTGCTGCCATGTCCAACCCAGCTGCACTGCAACATCTGCAGGCAGCTCAGCAACAAATGATAAGAATGCAAGGATTAAGtgctgcagctgcagcagctGCTTCCCAACAATTACCTGCTCATATGCTAGCACCGTATTTACTTGGGCCATATAATCCATTTGGTCTAGGCCAGTTGCAGCAGCTTATGGCTGCCTCAGCAGCTCAGTTAGTCCCAGCCGCTTCCTCTGCTCCCTCACCTTccaacagtagtaatagcagcagcagtagcagcagcaaaagtttagctcagcagcagcaacaagagatAATGCGTCAGGCTGCAGAGGTCCATCGACAGTACCTCCTGGACATGATCCCCTCGGGCGGCCTGCACAGCCAGCAGTCACACTCCAAATGGAAGAGCTGA